The DNA sequence GCTGAAGGGATTTTCTTATATTCCATCTAGGTCACTAAAAATTTGCAACAATCCATTATACTTTGTTAGTACTCAATTGTACCAGTCGTAAATGCTAACAGGATCTCGTTCTAGAAAGCAAATAACACAAGGGTGACTATAAATATTCTATTGCGATTTGATTGAAACTTTGTATTCTCCACCAATCAATTATACTGTCTGAACCCAATTGTACCACTTATAATTGCCTTTTAAAGCACGTTCTCATAGGTGAGCGACATAAGGGCCATAGTAAATATTCTACTGCGTTTCATCTGGAACTTTGTACTTGCCACCAATCAATTGTACTCCGCTAGTACCCAATTGTATTACTCTCAATTGTGAATGAAAGTCCGTTTAACTATCTAAATGACATGAGGACCATAGTAAAGATTCTACTACTATTTGTCTGGAACTTTGTACTTGTCAACAATCAATTGTACACTAAATATACATAAGCCTTTTTGCTTTTAGGCACAATGATCATTAATGCCAAAAaggcatataaaaaaaaaagtatattaccATGAAGTTAAATccgtgaattaaaatttaaatatactaagggaaaaaattaaagtccaaaaaaatttcgaaatttttcagtgaGTTTTGAGTAGCTGTATTTATGTGGATAATGGTCGTATcatgaatttaaagaaaaaaaaaaaacaattttaagcTCGAGGATTctaattttcagatttttcgGTGAAAACTTTTTAGGAGCCACTTATCGCTTTAGAATCATGAAATTGatcagaaaacaaaaattaaaatattaatgccAAAATGGCCTATAACAGCAAGCATATGCCTTTttgacattaattttatttttcattttttagttaatgCTAAAAAGgcacataaataaaaaatcattaaaatattaaattcattcattttttgttaacCTTTCGTTACTCGCGTCTACTCGCCCGACGATTTTCATCGCGCGTCGAGCACTGTGCCCCCCATGCTAAATGAAATGCGACGTTGCCAAATCACAATGCTACAATGAATTATTTCTTACAATAACAACAGTAGGTTTGGCAACATGGTTACCAAAATTAAATCGACGATTTAACTCGCATAATGAGCACTGTGCCGTTTTTTCACATTCTtgttatagataaatatacttcttttatatttgaattgtgtatttattaattacacgcatatttaataaaaatatacatttcaaAGAGAGAATTGGTTAAGTATAAAGTCACAAATACCCATACAGTAACTTTTATTGCAATTTTAGTCAAAAAGGCGGCGTCACGCTCATAGCGCGAGTAAcgaaaagttaataaatatttaattgaaccaattcattgattttattggttttttatttatacgcCTTCTTGGCATtagctaaaaaattataaataaaattaatgccAAAAAGGCATATGTTTGCTGTTATAGGCCATTTTGgcatgaatattttaatttttgttttttgatcaatttcGTCACTCTGAAGCGATAggtggattaaaaaaaatgccttTTTGGCATTCGAATACCAAAAAGGCTTATAGTATTTATATGCCTTTTTGGTAATAGGGACGCGAATTCTCGTTAACTCTACAAGTTCAACAAAGATAGtcccatttatttttctgagtgTGTGACAGAGGTCCAGTGGCGTTTTCCCTTAAAAAGTAATAGCATCGGTTTccttttaaacatttttaaataagaatgCATCTTTTTCTAATATACTCAAAAATTGTATAGAAATGtcagaaaacaaaaaaaattgtgacgaAATTCTAATGTTTCTAAAACCatgaaataaatagataagaaaactaaaaattacaagtctcttatttttttactatttacttaaaaaagaaacaaacGCTTGGAAGTTCTGAAATAATTACGTAAGTTCCATTACTTGTAAGCATTTTTACTCTAAACATTACTATGTtgatagtttaaaatataaataatttgcttttttaattttttcgatacggTCATTattcacgaaaatacagcttttcaaaaatcactgaaaaatttataaaattttcttgttcttttaattttttggataagtgtattataattgtttttaattcaaaaaattaacacgACTGATCAAATTTACTTAGTGTTGTGTACTGTTttagttaataatattttaaaacaaaattcacgAGCTACTTTAGATACAAGCTTGGTGAAAGAAACAGCAAGTATATTAGTATCGTTGCTGTTGTTTATATTCTCACTCATTTAAAAGTGAATGAACATAGAACTAATGATTGAATTAGTGAAATCTTCAAGACTTCGCTTCAGCAAAAAGTAGAAATATCACAAtgtaatttgttaaaatatttaattaaatagtggATAGCGTAACCACTTGAGTAGTAAGGGAAGTTTGAGTAgtgaaattgtaaaatttactgaataCATAGTGCATAAAAGTTTTACTAATTTCATGTTTGACAATTTCCCTACtttattagtgaaaataattaatttacgaaGGGAAATTGTAACATCAATATTAATAGTGGAATTTGACTAGTGAAATTGTGAAAGTCACAAATCATAATGTGCATATCAGCTTCACTTGtggaaatgataaaaatgttgCTAAATCATTagtgaaaatcattaatttgctagtgaaaattatagatctaaatttattagtgaagATTCACTAATTTGCTGTTGAAGTACTCTTACTATGAAGTGAATACTGCTTCACTAAcgtaattaatcaaattttcactaattcatgcttagagagtgcatatattcttttatattctaaaatatatttttaaaattcactcAGGCAAAAAATTAcaggaaaagaaaaattttagaatttttttaatgatttttgcaAGGctacaactttttaaaaagaaatggtatcaagattttaaaaaagcatTTAAAAGCTTGAAAACTCTAGTATTGATTggtttagctaaaaaaaacactatttgtctaaatattttcaattttcggggtgaatattcaaaattactaattaattttactttttaatgttatgaaaagttaaattatttgaaacaaaaaaaaacgataaattagtataaaattagattttataaaagataattGGATAttctactaaaaattaattaataaaatattgaaaactcAGTATCTCTAAAACTATTAGTCCTCGAGGTTTTGCTCaaaagacatttttaaacagagAGTCAATTTTTCTACGGATCGttggtttgaatttttttctaagtctAGAAGcttatgaaataattacagAATAACTCGAATTATAGACAAAATTGACTTTTGTCACCTATACAACTACAACAGTTAAAGCTACAGTGAATTTACAGTTGACACTTTGTAGATGAACATGCGCAGCGATCTCGAATATGACCAGGTGGTGATTACATCTGCCCCCACCGTGTCCAATTTTGTCTAAGTTGATCAAATACTGACTTTAGCGTCAAGAATTTTTACTTCAGATCTTTACTTCGTTTAGCGGGCAGATAAAGAAGTAATATAGTTTTTAATGTATAacagtatttttgaaaatcaatgCGGGAATGTAGAGacagatagaaaaaaaaattaatataacggGACCGAAGTCCACCTCTTTTTCACGGGAGGCCGTTTCCTTCAAGGTATACACGCGGTGTGGAATTCCTACCTCCTTCCAAGATGACACccttaagacgcgttttcatttgtttctctattcgcactcaactggataaacggtactatctttgttgcacttgtacagtaaatgagaactttgtccaagcttttctcgtaaacaaatggaagttatcaaaaaattgaagtgcacttcgctagttcatagagtaaagcatcgggtctgtgtctttattttacgtttagagcttttattgcatagaaaagcttggacaaaattatctgataaccGTTCTTAATCGAAAAATAGAATCAAGCGACTAAGAGTGGACGTTAACCGGATGAGAGTTAAGAAAACTttcatctcaggaaataaagagactgGTTGaagtaagcttaaaaaattcccCCCGTGGTACTAGTTCGCCTTAACGCCCTTAAAAGATTCCCCTCCATTAAATGGAATGCAGTTAAATggattaaataaacaaattttgtaACCATTCAGTTTCGAAAAAGCTATTATCTACTTGTTCAGTTTCTGATAAATCTTCTTCTTAACAAGATGATCTCTTTGATTTTATGAGACAAATCAAAGATTGATCATTGCTCGCGAGAGACGTGTACAGAGAAAAAGAGAGATTAGTCATTTTTCGATATGTGTGCAAAGAAAAATAACTAAACTATAGCTGTTCGATAATCATGTACTCCCCCCATCCCTCTCTTCCGCCAAATATTGTTCGAAAATTGGACTTCTGCATTtggtattacaaaaaaatattgacgatAGAAGTTTGattcaataacattttttgtaagtaattaaatgttaatcaAGAATTATTAATCTATGATGTGAAAACTCTTGAAACCGGTTGAccttgcgggccagccccaaactGCCCGTGGCTTTCGATTTCATGGAGCTCGCTAACATGactatgaatatattttcaagaTCTTTGAGTTCGAAAATACTCTTTTATACATTGGctttttcgagctcgaaaaaaatgatgtctTTCTTTGAACTACGAACAGATCACAAGGAATTATGTAGTGATGGAAAAAAGtcgtaatgaaaaaaaactgatataattttcgaaatatttgaTTAACTACATTATGTGTTATTTAgggaaaataaagtaaattgtaatttttttaatttcttcctCCCACGATATCTTTCCAACGAATCAACtaattaagataatttttgcGGTAATCgttgttttattgaattctacagctgatgaaaatttgaaattgatcaaTTCCGTTTTTGCGAAATTGCTCgaaaaaatgcttttttaccatttctttctctcaCGATTTTGCTCGaataaattaactgatttAAGTGATTCTCGTAGAAATCGACGAATTTTATCGTTTTACAGCTGACTTAATTTTGAGAATGATTGGATTGATCGTTTCGAAGATCTTAGAAAACAATcgttttttatgatatttctCTCTCCCTCCCCCCTCCCCCTCCCGCGATATAggcaatgaaattttcatcaggtgtcgacgttttgaggatCTATGAAGCTATTCTGGCTAATTTCAAGATGTccaagtgtatgtatgtgcCTGTGTGTGTGAGTAAACTGATTATAATTTggaaataaatcaatcaatctACATAGTTTTTACAGCATTCGAAAAAGTTTGTCAGGTGTCAATTTTCCTGTAAAATTTAGATCATCCGATCGAATAGAATCTACGTTAATTAAGAAATacgaaaacaaaattttttttagttttttttaaatttcttaaaaatgactCCTAATTGATTCCACAATCTAGTAACTGATTAGACTTTGGACTCGATAAAACGCCTGGATTGCGGCAGAAACCACCTTTATTGGTTAAATTGTTCAAAAGATCTgttaaatcaacacaaaaaagtgttgaatatttaaaacaaaaacttttaacACTAAGTTACTTGACGCAATGAGGCAAAATTTTTCACTGTGTAactatattttactattaagtCGCAAGAACAGTATTAATTCTGTTGCTGCAATAGCATTTTATCACTTTGCTGCAACATGATCGATttgttgcagcaacaggaaattttttttccgtatactttttatcttatatacctatatatatttggtCTGTATCAATGCGTATCGTCAAAAATGATCGTACACAAAAATTAAGTTGCgtgttttttaatcatttttaattggttCAATTTTCTGAGTCTAAATCTaaacataactttttttttacgttgaacagctgaaaaaaaaaataaaggtacTACTGAGTTTTTTTCCAGCTCAAAGAGTTCAAAGAATgttttcataataatatttttgagtccatggaaattgaaaatagGGGGAAATTTTGGGGCTGAATCGTAAGCAAccgttttttagttttattttcttgcGGCCATATCAAAAATAGTTATtcaatagtataaaaaaaaatgccttcAAAGCCTAGCTATGTAACTTTTATACTAAAATGACTCgttcgaaaataatatttctcatttattttgtattgaaaaattttattattttagttttatttgtataattttattcattcaagtgataaataataaaataaatatatgtttctgTAGAGCATTTTATCCTTTATTAAAATGTTAGTTTCAACTTGAATCCGTTTTTTTATTCGGGGAAAGAATGATTACAttaatctatatataattttataaaaccataTATCGTTGcctataaatatatccaaATTTCTGTATagtttcatatataattatatcatcTTATGTCcagttatatataatgacATCTATTATGTGTAATCAGATAGGACACtagaagtgaaaaaaaaagtttttttataactatatataattggtTGTGATTATATATAGCGATATGTATTTATAGTGGATTTAGTATAACTATTtctaattttcattttcaaatttttattgaaataaaaagtaaattgttaagaacaattacaattattaatcattacgaCATATAACTacggtaatataaattaattttttgatttaactaatttttttatttcaatttatccgagaaaaaattattggatcTGATCACATATAACTacacaaaattatatacagttatTATATACAGTTATGCATAATTATACATGGTTATATACAGCTAAATATTGCCAATATATCGATCTAGTTATACCTAACCGTTCAgatataattgtaaataatcagatccaaatattttttttcatttatatttctgaaaaaaattcaagcattTAATGTaggttaattataaattctatgAATAATATCTTTGAGATcatgaaagttaattaaatttttttttcgaattgattattattgtagaACTCTAACTAACTTGAAcgattgataaaatatataaattggagttcatttttcgaaagtaattaatgattaaatataaagcaAATAACCTTAAACTAGTCAGTTGGCCAGTTTAGCAACTTGAGtcaaattaacatttttgtaaatcataaaattctctacaacacatatatacttattttatttttatcagtttagtttgtcaataaaatctaattcaccgttgtttttataattttcagataatggtttcttcaaatttaccggtaagaataattaaaacattctAAGTATGTCAAAGCTCCCTACTTAGGAAATAAGATTTAAACCGATTTAtaatgttgaaaattaaaacaaccGAGTACCTGAAGGCTTAATATtatgaaatacttttttaatgttttcgtTTTCTTCATCGACAGTTATATATAAcctataaaactattttttcagcCTTCCGtcttttttctcttatttaaacttttattctttttaagtTGAGTTGCTTCTAAAacttatcttttttataggGTTATTGTAAACGTaggtaaaatagaaaaattatagctAACTAATGATTTACTCAATTCTATCACACTTGAATAACCGCAGACAAAATAactgcaaataaaataacctCCGAGGAATTAACTTAAAGGCAAAATAACcgcaaaaaaacaatttcggaaatctaatgtttcataaatttttcgaaccgaacacgtaaataaaaatttctatgtaaattaattaccaaCACATAACTGATGATAATATAACgttttaatattgttttctTCATTTTGGATTTAGAAATTGAtgtttttgatataaaattatatattggttactaacaaatttttctattaccTTGGGCCCCACAAATGACTTGACAGCGTTACCTGTCATAGAGGAACCctctgataaattttcgaCTCTCTGATCGAATTTCCGACTATTACAAAAACATCGCTGTTAACTTAATATATTGGAACTGgctgaaaaaattgttttgttatgaactattatttcattaaaatctttttaaaacgttatgaatcattttaaatcgtATTTTATAATCAGGGCTGATTTTCTGAACCCTTTGtgcgtcaaaaaatttcccatttcGCATCATAATCATCATGGTATACGCGAACTGACTATCGCTGTATAATCCAACCTCGTTAAAAGACCAAGTCGGAATGATagaggaaaaaattcaaagaattaGAACTCTCCCACTATCATGCTTGACAGCATTTCAATCTGGCTATAAGACTGTCAATGTTTCGTTGTTTAGGAGATGTATGTTGTATTATGTACATACTTTAAGTTAGTCTTAAAACGAGGATTTGACGTTAAATGTGAATTCTGTTTTTGGTGGGAGGAAGCGTTCTagacaatttttaacaaattgaaGGGGAAAGTCATAACGAGGTTGGAATGAACCATCCTACTCATCTAACGGCAGACTTTAATTCAATTAGTTACCCTGATTAGAAAAtacgattaatgatgattaaaaatgttttaatcgTTGGAAATACTCatgaatcgtcaattgatgattaaagagtattaaaaatgattggaatttgtaatcatttttaatcctCTTGCGGGACCAgatattgtaatattattttacgattaaagatGATTCACGAAGATTaggaattttgaattgtcttTAATCGTAAGatgatattataatttctagtCCAGtatgagaattaaaaatgattcatgccaaatagaaatttttaatcgtcataaatcgtttttaatcgtaaaataataaataaactttttatgatTAGAAATGATTTAATGTGAAAAACCATGAGGATTATGAGTATTAaagatgattaattttttaatcgtttttaatcatcacaaatcgtattttttaatcagggtatgTCTTCACCATTGTTCATACGTTGATTCTTAGAAATTTTGATGCGcaaaggaataaaattaagcTCAatctatttaacaattttctaattagtaaattgttattagtaatttgagcaatattaaattaatttttaaatagacaccatgtttttgttttaaaaaaatcatggtcgaatttaaaaaacaactttttgtTCACAATTGATAAACATTACAACTTTTAATCACTTATTGTAGAGAAAgaccaaaatttttgttggtCGTTTACCTGAAAATTGTCGAAACGACGAATTGCGTCAATTATTTCTCCGTTTTGGTGAAGTTACTGAATGTGATGTGATGAATCGTTACGGATTTGTTCATATGGCTCGAGAAGAAGATGCAGCTGCTGCAATCAAGGCTTTacacaatacaaattttaaaggtGCTACAATCAATGTTGAACAATCGACAGGAAAATCACGAGGGACTGGTCCTATCGGGCGTAGAGATGATCGAAGAGGTGGACCAATGAGAGGTGGAAGAAGTGGTCGAGACGGAGGTCGCGACAGTCGACCAGGTCCTTATAATCATCGCGGAGGTATATCACCAGAAATATTCTTATTCTGAtgataaatatctaaattctCTCAGAGTTTTGTTATCTAAATTACGTTAGTTTGATAAGCCCAAATTATTGGGAAGCTCGCAATATTTACAGCTCTTCCATTACCGCGTGCTGGTTACAACGGATCTGCTACAGGTGGCGTTGGTGGAGGGTATGCAGATTATGGCAACCGTAGTAGCAGTGACTTTGGTGGACGCAGTAGCGATTATTCAAGTGGTGGATATGCTGATCGTGTCAACTACGGCCAAAATGTCGGTGGCGGAGGTATGGGAGGGTATGCATCGACGCCTGGAATTGTTGGTGGATATGGCCCGAATTCTGGCGCAGCCGGTTATGGACCTGGAGGAGCTGGAGATTATGGAAGAACAAATGATTATGGTCGCACTGGTGACTTTGGAACTCGATCAGATTACGGCAACTGTAAAgttacatttttatcataactcGATAAGTAGCTAGAGCAAAATTAACAACATTAATTTTCAGTTCAAACTGGAGGTGCAATGAGCGGTGATTTTAATCGTGGTATGCCAGGTATTGGAGATTATGGACGAGCAGATAATTTTGGTCGCGCTACTGACCCTTACACTCCCAGAAATGATTACGACCGTAATACAGGTCCAATGAGAAACGGTGGTGCAATCGCTACTGGTGGTTATGGATCTGGGTATGCAGATGCCGGGTAATTTaatcacaaataatttattcaatctAATGACGATAAAACTATGAgtcttaaatattatattagcatgcatttttaatgatattttactTGCTATATATTCAACGACCAAGTGAAAAATTActctaaatatatttttttttcattttaaatataactattactTTTTTCGTCTTATTGCAAAGTTACCATCTATTTTAATTGTAGTACAATAGCTCACTGCTCACATACAAAATTTCCACtactatttcaaaaagtaattttgtaaatatttataatatccCGAGAAATTCGCTATCGGAAAACAAATATACACTGCGAGAACAATTTACTTGAGCCAAATAAGATTTGTTTCAGGTAAATAAATCCCATATTTGAATGGACCCAATTCgtatttatttgagaaaaatatatggtTTATTGGAGTGAAATAGTGATTTgtttatagttaacaaatcttcatttgaaattttttttcaaccaagaTTTGTTAACtacaaagaaatatatatttgaatgaaataaatgattttgttcagtcaaataaatctatttatttgactcaaataaattgttctctcagtgtatGATAACTGGTTAACTTTGCAGAGCAGCATAAGAACTTcctgttatatttttttttacaaaaaaaaaaaaaaaaaaaaaaaaaaaaaaaaaaaattacatttttgacttcactgaataaaaacaattttggacttctaacttaaaaaatgacgaattttcataaaaatgaaagtataGTCCACTTAATTTACTCTTAAGCGTCGTAGGGGGAAATTAACTattggacttttttttattgataatatgcAAAAACTTCCGTAgatcacgaaaataataacaagaaAGCTCAATTCGGCcacgttttttaaataaataataaaataacaatagggAAGCCGAGACACcgtgtattttcattaaaaaacttcTATCTAACAATGTAAAACCCTATGATGactggtattaaattaaagggcAATAAATTCTGAATAAGAAATGTCAAACACCAATTTCCTGTGGCTTATTATGttcgcgaaaaaaattaattaaaaaaacaaaataattaattgtttacatTTTGTCACGCTGTCGGTAACAGAGCTGTAGAAACTGAGCTAGAGGGCGCGTGCAAGCCCGGGCTCAGTGATTGTCATCTactgcaatttaaaatgttcTCACCATTCTGTgttatagaaattattattattttttttttattatttattaatttaagtttttgaaatgaaattgaattaataaataataaaaaaaaaataataatttctataacACAGAATGGTGAGAACATTTCAAATTGCAGTAGATGACAACCAC is a window from the Microplitis demolitor isolate Queensland-Clemson2020A chromosome 4, iyMicDemo2.1a, whole genome shotgun sequence genome containing:
- the LOC103572843 gene encoding uncharacterized protein LOC103572843 isoform X2, with protein sequence MVSSNLPRKTKIFVGRLPENCRNDELRQLFLRFGEVTECDVMNRYGFVHMAREEDAAAAIKALHNTNFKGATINVEQSTGKSRGTGPIGRRDDRRGGPMRGGRSGRDGGRDSRPGPYNHRGALPLPRAGYNGSATGGVGGGYADYGNRSSSDFGGRSSDYSSGGYADRVNYGQNVGGGGMGGYASTPGIVGGYGPNSGAAGYGPGGAGDYGRTNDYGRTGDFGTRSDYGNFQTGGAMSGDFNRGMPGIGDYGRADNFGRATDPYTPRNDYDRNTGPMRNGGAIATGGYGSGPLSGGQSYASGNPSYNTGPGPQTDMFSRRPVNAVASGVYPPISGGYTEAYDRPDSYGPPRNTGNRFPGPADSMPPRY
- the LOC103572843 gene encoding heterogeneous nuclear ribonucleoprotein A3 homolog 2 isoform X1, translating into MVSSNLPRKTKIFVGRLPENCRNDELRQLFLRFGEVTECDVMNRYGFVHMAREEDAAAAIKALHNTNFKGATINVEQSTGKSRGTGPIGRRDDRRGGPMRGGRSGRDGGRDSRPGPYNHRGALPLPRAGYNGSATGGVGGGYADYGNRSSSDFGGRSSDYSSGGYADRVNYGQNVGGGGMGGYASTPGIVGGYGPNSGAAGYGPGGAGDYGRTNDYGRTGDFGTRSDYGNFQTGGAMSGDFNRGMPGIGDYGRADNFGRATDPYTPRNDYDRNTGPMRNGGAIATGGYGSGYADAGPLSGGQSYASGNPSYNTGPGPQTDMFSRRPVNAVASGVYPPISGGYTEAYDRPDSYGPPRNTGNRFPGPADSMPPRY
- the LOC103572843 gene encoding uncharacterized protein LOC103572843 isoform X4, with amino-acid sequence MVSSNLPRKTKIFVGRLPENCRNDELRQLFLRFGEVTECDVMNRYGFVHMAREEDAAAAIKALHNTNFKGATINVEQSTGKSRGTGPIGRRDDRRGGPMRGGRSGRDGGRDSRPGPYNHRGGGVGGGYADYGNRSSSDFGGRSSDYSSGGYADRVNYGQNVGGGGMGGYASTPGIVGGYGPNSGAAGYGPGGAGDYGRTNDYGRTGDFGTRSDYGNFQTGGAMSGDFNRGMPGIGDYGRADNFGRATDPYTPRNDYDRNTGPMRNGGAIATGGYGSGYADAGPLSGGQSYASGNPSYNTGPGPQTDMFSRRPVNAVASGVYPPISGGYTEAYDRPDSYGPPRNTGNRFPGPADSMPPRY
- the LOC103572843 gene encoding heterogeneous nuclear ribonucleoprotein A3 homolog 2 isoform X3, which produces MVSSNLPRKTKIFVGRLPENCRNDELRQLFLRFGEVTECDVMNRYGFVHMAREEDAAAAIKALHNTNFKGATINVEQSTGKSRGTGPIGRRDDRRGGPMRGGRSGRDGGRDSRPGPYNHRGALPLPRAGYNGSATGGVGGGYADYGNRSSSDFGGRSSDYSSGGYADRVNYGQNVGGGGMGGYASTPGIVGGYGPNSGAAGYGPGGAGDYGRTNDYGRTGDFGTRSDYGNFQTGGAMSGDFNRGMPGIGDYGRADNFGRATDPYTPRNDYDRNTGPMRNGGAIATGGYGSGYADAGPLSGGQSYASGNPSYNTGPGPQTDMFSRRPVNAVASGVYPPISGGYTEAYDRPDSYGPPRNTGNRWQPG